In a single window of the Rhizoctonia solani chromosome 16, complete sequence genome:
- a CDS encoding Isoleucine-tRNA ligase has protein sequence MPAPTIWIAPLVFVLAFPENIPNSTDNVFNFFPFNNPAFCKRCGIRDTTVGLSIPPEGPIGDQLKPNITAQWPDCVVGATWFLRWLFDDMKIYANEWVASRQNQLLEKRLKKGKGKAKKTDKDESNPELDTHGIPIDKQQTEWKKNALISDFDNWHWLISRAFGGIGGLYEQLRALMKEFHCNAETAHKFEREQKKRSCQRSGKPFLESDVHTKTAFDTYWSHASRNIGLAIFGPTIISLGVPDKQRLRVVKAWCFRLFQNDVRVLGRTVSKSREIETELHAAYINAQTNFTAKAFRTMNWLLQKVLQVQRVCGVDIEEEEGSLSWKTKIDTLMRERGRVIQNGEVTRVKASVGVVVPEELMDQLMEEYSELLRARQILVPANEPTKAQPLGEDDKPDLWSAGYGVDAGVEHWGKKTLNELFDLIGVTGTNIFGRNQNLDLSGMWHQWVAVIEMVKRLFTNKIGKKGNPTLLADQVGLGKTVITVLYIQVIWHLQALQKELDWHKKWPKVLGKSLKNPQVVVIDLAFVSHNNKNNAYFNGALGALLPQTQQSTLIRHVSRLLSGRGDGVHGTLRRLTPLCCLLPGRRTWYAVGDSYYFMGEESIPDEPIILVVPRTLVSQWSATLSQWLEYGSYNCLEFVGGELDRKAFFASKAYKQAVSPRRSHLIIIAHNSPATGDPTNLSDSIFDRNWLLGVVKEGHAWRNVGASSDAIVTLMSRCRQRLALTATPVFTHPQNLLQISRILRVESFLGKAGRRLTQSINSEVALELRSWKVDPEHNELRAFLCSMRKGEVGTQDKPEALQSHVKDFILTQKGAIQSFRAFWTSCGVMKRLLKELDGILIRRDERLKSFDGKLLLDLSPKHTVISWLKLGDKMRKLLAKQTSTDERISEGRADLHGFFTCVKQLLVHPGLETYLDEMARRQEEKRAEKEGRDTGSVHSADSERVESDIDKFVQLLFPTLDTYIANPSKKLDRMLEIVAHHIGDENKNNLPLAWSPDGKQVPSHASVSPDEAALPRRKIVIYCHLSASWAVATRVLNLKGYRTIAINGRMLVKKREEAVAQFQSKDGPDIMLLSDVGTQGLNLQRGSVCIFVGSAQLKRQANLAAGGIQHGHKASYQHFLNKKMSQPTTPERNRAQARGEDREQQAQTSPNARRTPSSSLPAAQFGVMPVDPPARNQAFSNRQLAQHRQFTLVAASNAETIQSNPLNPPPGPSCAALAQRARRARERAEREAAAQAMQAQQPPNIALIPEELLPAPLDLPQIPENQQVPVNIEDNQENINQEPPGNNIEQGDVHAHPQPNEQPLPPAQLNEAAQERTAAKEKRDRVVSRLSCTGQHDLGPMNGNTITFGSCCLSGQIVLPPPRCPPRELWELYTGRHHLSQNFQKNIRALNAALAFTSFGATSIGEVPAGQGPYIFKIGGEVHHLSGVLDRAPEGQQPQYAQLYLYDPHDAANFRTRNQHNAGIDPGLMRLLTGVIHESHGYAALYKQAWQRMQEQPVQTVSIVLRQQRNTDPRRYNLPTSDEIALILADNALNQQRDIVLL, from the exons ATGCCAGCTCCTACAATTTGGATAGCCCCCCTTGTGTTTGTTCTCGCGTTCCCCGAAAACATCCCCAACTCCACTGACAACGTTTTCAACTTCTTCCCATTCAACAACCCGGCATTCTGCAAACGTTGCGGCATACGCGACACAACAGTTGGCCTTTCGATTCCTCCAGAAGGCCCTATTGGTGACCAGCTGAAGCCGAACATCACTGCCCAATGGCCCGATTGTGTTGTTGGTGCCACTTGGTTCCTCCGGTGGTTATTCGATGACATGAAGATATACGCCAACGAGTGGGTGGCAAGTCGGCAGAATCAGCTGTTAGAAAAGCGTCTGAAAAAGGGAAAAGGGAAGGCAAAAAAAACAGACAAAGATGAGTCCAACCCCGAGCTTGATACTCACGGTATCCCAATCGACAAGCAACAGACGGAGTGGAAGAAGAACGCTTTGATCTCCGACTTCGACAATTGGCACTGGCTGATCTCGCGCGCTTTTGGTGGTATCGGCGGTCTTTACGAGCAGCTACGCGCATTAATGAAAGAGTTCCATTGCAATGCCGAGACGGCACATAAATTCGAGCGCGAACAAAAA AAAAGGAGCTGTCAACGATCCGGAAAGCCTTTCCTTGAGAGCGACGTCCACACGAAGACAGCCTTCGATACCTACTGGTCGCACGCGAGTCGGAACATTGGGCTAGCCATATTTGGCCCGACAATTATCTCTCTTGGCGTCCCGGACAAGCAGCGGCTGCGAGTAGTAAAGGCTTGGTGTTTCCGGCTGTTCCAAAACGATGTCCGTGTCCTGGGGCGAACGGTAAGTAAAAGCCGGGAGATTGAAACAGAGCTGCACGCCGCATACATAA ATGCACAAACGAACTTCACGGCAAAGGCCTTCCGCACCATGAATTGGCTGCTCCAGAAGGTGCTTCAAGTCCAGCGAGTGTGCGGGGTGGAcatcgaggaggaagaaggctCCCTGAGCTGGAAGACCAAGATCGACACACTGATGCGAGAGCGCGGTAGAGTCATCCAGAACGGAGAGG TCACAAGAGTCAAGGCGTCGGTAGGGGTGGTTGTGCCCGAGGAGCTTATGGACCAGCTCATGGAGGAGTACAGCGAGCTGCTCCGCGCAAGGCAAATACTGGTGCCTGCAAATGAGCCAACCAAAGCACAACCCTTAGGTGAGGACGACAAGCCAGACTTATGGAGCGCAGGGTACGGCGTTGACGCCGGAGTTGAGCACTGGGGAAAGAAGACCCTCAACGAACTCTTCGACCTCATTGGCGTAACCGGTACCAACATCTTTGGCCGCAATCAAAACCTCGACCTCAGCGGCATGTGGCATCAATGGGTGGCGGTCATCGAAATGGTCAAACGGTTGTTCACAAACAAGATTGGCAAGAAGGGAAATCCAACGCTCCTGGCCGACCAAGTTGGACTCGGCAAGACGGTCATCACGGTGCTGTACATTCAAGTCATCTGGCACCTGCAAGCGCTCCAGAAGGAGTTGGATTGGCACAAGAAGTGGCCCAAAGTACTCGGTAAGTCATTGAAAAACCCCCAAGTAGTTGTCATTGATCTCGCATTTGTTTCACACAATAATAAAAACAATGCTTACTTCAACGGCGCACTGGGTGCGCTGCTCCCCCAAACCCAACAATCAACACTAATACG GCATGTGTCACGACTGCTCTCTGGTCGCGGGGATGGCGTACACGGTACGCTACGTCGGCTCACCCCACTTTGCTGCCTCCTTCCGGGGcggcgtacttggtacgctgTAGGTGACTCGTATTATTTTATGGGTGAGGAATCCATTCCGGACGAGCCAATCATCCTTGTCGTCCCTCGGACACTGGTCTCCCAATGGAGCGCCACGTTGTCCCAGTGGCTAGAGTATGGGTCCTACAACTGTCTCGAGTTCGTTGGCGGTGAACTTGACCGCAAGGCGTTTTTTGCCTCCAAAGCTTACAAGCAAGCCGTCTCCCCGCGTCGCTCACACCTTATAATCATTGCTCATAACTCG CCGGCTACAGGCGACCCTACTAATTTGTCGGACTCAATATTCGACCGCAATTGGCTGCTCGGTGTAGTCAAAGAAGGCCATGCTTGGCGTAATGTTGGTGCCTCGAGTGATGCAATTGTCACTCTCATGTCCCGATGCAGGCAACGACttgccctcacagccaccccCGTCTTCACCCATCCCCAA AATCTTCTTCAAATCTCACGTATATTACGGGTGGAGAGTTTCCTTGGCAAGGCCGGCCGAAGACTCACGCAGAGTATCAACTCCGAGGTTGCCCTTGAGCTACGCAGTTGGAAAGTGGACCCGGAACACAACGAGCTGCGGGCCTTTCTTTGCAGCATGCGCAAGGGCGAGGTCggcacccaggacaagccGGAGGCGCTCCAATCCCATGTCAAGGACTTTATCCTCACACAGAAAGGTGCCATTCAATCCTTCCGGGCGTTCTGGACGAGTTGCGGCGTCATGAAGAGGCTGCTCAAGGAGTTGGATGGCATTTTGATTCGGCGTGACGAGCGATTGAAGAGCTTTGACGGCAAGCTGCTCCTAGATCTTTCGCCGAAGCATACCGTAATCTCATGGCTCAAGCTTGGAGACAAGATGCGGAAGCTTCTGGCCAAACAAACGTCAACGGATGAGCGCAT CTCAGAAGGCCGTGCGGATCTACAT GGGTTTTTCACTTGCGTTAAGCAGCTTCTGGTCCACCCTGGCCTCGAGACGTACCTGGATGAAATGGCTCGGAGACAAGAAGAAAAGAGGGCTGAGAAAGAGGGGAGGGACACGGGGTCGGTTCACTCCGCCGATTCCGAGCGAGTCGAGTCCGATATCGACAAATTTGTCCAGCTCTTGTTCCCAACCCTCGATACGTACATTGCCAACCCATCCAAAAAGCTTGATCGAATGCTCGAGATCGTTGCCCATCACATTGGCGACGAGAACAAGAACAATCTGCCACTCGCGTGGTCCCCAGACGGCAAGCAGGTCCCTTCGCACGCCTCAGTAAGCCCTGATGAGGCAGCGCTGCCACGGCGGAAGATTGTCATTTACTGCCACCTCTCAGCAAGCTGGGCGGTTGCAACAAGG GTTCTGAATCTCAAGGGCTACCGAACTATTGCAATTAATGGTCGGATGTTGGTGAAAAAACGAGAGGAGGCAGTCGCTCAATTCCAGTCCAAGGACGGCCCCGACATCATGCTGCTTAGCGACGTTGGAACGCAAGGGCTGAATCTACAGCGTGGTTCTGTCTGCATCTTCGTG GGCTCAGCACagcttaagcgccaagccaaccTGGCAGCCGGGGGGATCCAACATGGACACAAAGCATCGTATCA GCACTTTCTCAATAAGAAAAT GTCTCAACCTACTACCCCAGAGAGAAATAGAGCCCAGGCCAGAGGTGAAGACCGTGAGCAGCAAGCACAAACCAGTCCCAATGCCCGACGCACTCCTTCCAGCTCCCTACCAGCAGCACAGTTTGGAGTCATGCCTGTAGATCCACCAGCTAGAAATCAAGCATTCAGTAACCGTCAATTGGCTCAGCACAGGCAGTTTACATTAGTGGCAGCTTCCAATGCTGAGACTATTCAAAGCAATCCTTTG AACCCCCCACCTGGGCCCAGCTGTGCAGCTTTGGCTCAGAGGGCAAGGCGAGCAAGGGAGCGTGCAGAGAGGGAAGCAGCTGCTCAGGCAATGCAAGCTCAGCAG CCTCCAAACATAGCTCTGATCCCAGAAGAATTGCTGCCTGCCCCATTGGACCTACCTCAAATCCCAGAAAATCAGCAAGTACCTGTGAACATTGAGGATAATCAA GAAAACATTAATCAAGAACCTCCAGGCAATAATATTGAACAAGGAGATGTGCATGCCCACCCACAG CCTAATGAGCAGCCATTACCACCAGCACAGCTAAATGAGGCAGCCCAAGAGCGCACTGCAGCAAAAGAAAAACGTGATCGTGTTGTTAGCCGGTTGTCTTGCACTGGGCAACATGATTTAGGGCCAATGAAT GGGAATACAATTACTTTTGGATCATGCTGTCTCTCAGGGCAGATTGTCCTCCCTCCCCCTAGATGTCCACCAAGAGAGCTTTGGGAGCTTTATACAGGGAGGCACCACCTCTCTCAAAACTTCCAAAAAAACATTCGAGCTCTCAATGCAGCATTGGCATTCACTTCATTTGGTGCAACAAGTATTGGTGAGGTGCCTGCAGGTCAAGGGCCTTATATCTTCAAAATTGGGGGGGAGGTTCATCACCTTTCTGGGGTGCTTGACAGGGCTCCAGAGGGTCAGCAGCCTCAATATGCCCAACTCTATCTTTATGATCCACATGATGCTGCTAATTTCCGTACAAGGAACCAGCATAATGCTGGAATTGACCCAGGATTGATGCGCTTGCTCACTGGGGTGATTCATGAGTCACATGGGTATGCTGCTCTGTATAAGCAAGCATGGCAGAGGATGCAAGAACAACCTGTTCAGACTGTGTCCATTGTTCTTCGCCAGCAGCGGAACACTGACCCAAGGAGATACAATCTCCCAACCAGTGATGAGATTGCTCTGATCTTGGCTGATAATGCTTTGAACCAGCAGCGTGATATTGTGCTgttatag